A single Bifidobacterium scardovii JCM 12489 = DSM 13734 DNA region contains:
- a CDS encoding sugar O-acetyltransferase, protein MERRSELDKCMAGEIYDCHDGVFLEFKNTARALLARYNALAYDQKDEKREILERLLGSIGSNVSVGLPFICDYGRNIHLGTNVTVNMNCTFVDCNTITVGDDTMISSNVQLYTSTHPVEAADRLVDGWDPGSGRYRWNTYAKPISIGDRCWLGGVIVLPGITIGDGSVVGAGSVVTRDVPPDCVVAGNPARVIRRINQSGGRTEA, encoded by the coding sequence ATGGAACGGCGCAGTGAACTCGACAAATGCATGGCGGGGGAGATCTACGACTGCCACGACGGGGTGTTCCTCGAATTCAAGAACACCGCCCGCGCGCTGCTGGCGCGGTACAACGCGCTCGCCTACGACCAGAAGGATGAGAAGCGTGAGATCCTCGAACGGCTGCTCGGCTCGATCGGGTCGAACGTGTCGGTCGGTTTGCCGTTCATCTGCGATTACGGGCGCAACATCCACCTCGGCACCAACGTGACCGTCAACATGAACTGCACTTTCGTGGACTGCAACACGATCACGGTCGGCGACGACACGATGATCTCGTCGAACGTGCAGCTCTACACCTCGACGCATCCGGTCGAGGCCGCAGATCGGCTGGTCGACGGCTGGGATCCCGGCAGCGGCCGCTACCGCTGGAACACGTACGCCAAGCCGATCTCGATCGGCGATCGCTGCTGGCTCGGCGGCGTGATCGTGCTGCCCGGCATCACGATCGGCGACGGTTCGGTGGTCGGCGCGGGCAGCGTCGTCACCAGGGATGTGCCGCCCGACTGCGTCGTCGCCGGCAATCCGGCGCGGGTCATCCGGCGCATCAACCAGTCGGGCGGTCGCACCGAGGCGTGA
- a CDS encoding SDR family oxidoreductase — MGERTAQGRRIAIVTGSALGLGYELARQLIERGWFVTGIDFNAERQAELARRFPAEAYRGFVGDVSDEAFVKRSVAEIAAIGHIDLLINNAGQPSFKTPTGYEAADVDKCLKGLKGMILWSVETLKADGERDLKIANVMSTAATRGNANESVYCATKWGEKGYTQSLKAAYKGSSVKVVGVYPGGIDTDFYRESHDYVSLDKQHSFMSPDELAGVILFNLLSEANLTVSDILIERNYR; from the coding sequence ATGGGCGAACGGACGGCACAGGGCAGGCGCATCGCGATCGTGACCGGCAGCGCGCTGGGACTGGGATACGAGCTCGCCCGGCAGCTCATCGAGCGCGGCTGGTTCGTGACCGGCATCGACTTCAACGCCGAACGGCAGGCGGAACTCGCCCGGCGGTTCCCGGCCGAGGCCTACCGCGGATTCGTCGGCGACGTGTCCGACGAGGCCTTCGTCAAGCGGTCCGTCGCCGAGATCGCGGCGATCGGCCACATCGACCTGCTCATCAACAATGCCGGCCAGCCGTCGTTCAAGACGCCGACCGGCTACGAGGCGGCCGACGTCGACAAATGTCTCAAGGGTCTCAAGGGCATGATCCTGTGGTCGGTCGAGACGCTGAAGGCCGACGGCGAACGCGATCTCAAGATCGCGAACGTGATGAGCACCGCCGCCACGCGCGGCAACGCCAACGAATCGGTGTACTGCGCGACCAAGTGGGGCGAGAAGGGCTACACGCAGAGCCTCAAGGCCGCGTACAAGGGGTCGAGCGTCAAGGTCGTCGGCGTGTACCCGGGCGGCATCGACACCGATTTCTACCGCGAGAGCCACGACTATGTGTCGCTCGACAAGCAGCATTCGTTCATGAGCCCGGACGAACTCGCCGGGGTGATCCTGTTCAATCTGCTCAGCGAGGCGAACCTCACGGTCTCCGATATCCTCATCGAGCGCAACTACCGGTAG